TCTGGCAGCAAACACTCTGACCATTAAAGGCCATGCAGAGACAAAGCAGGTGACAGAAATGCCACCCAGCATGTCAAACCAGCTCAGTGCAGACAGTCTGCCTAGTTTAAGGAGGGCGGCTGAAGCTCTGCCCAAACAATGTGTGGATGGGAAAGCACCCCTTGCtgctggagaggaggaggaggaagttcCAGATCCTGTGGGGAATTTTGATGAGGCTTCCGAGAATGAGGCAAACTAAATTGAATGAACTTCTAAAGAAGATAAAACTTGAGGAAGTTACCAGGAGCAGCTATTTTATATTATGACggcttttttaattgttttgtttatgGATGTGGTAAAATCTAGATCTCTATATCTTTAAGCCCAAGCCCCTTGGACACTGCCGctcttttcagtttttgcttaGACACCATTCATTCTTTGCAGCTAATTAAGCTGAAGAAGCCTGAGAATAAAGTTTGAAACAAAGGTTGATGAAGTTCTTTGCCTagttggaaaacaaaacaaaacaaagaaaccttgtacccaaGTAGCAGGCACTCCCCACCCTTCAGCCTCTAGCAACCACTCATTGTTTCCTCTCTCAAAggatttgcttattctgaacattttatatacatggaatcattcaatatgtggccttttgggttgggcttctttcactgagcataatgtttacAAGGTTCGTtgatgtagcatgtatcaatacccattcctctttatggccaaataatagtccattgcatggatatattACATacagtttatctattcatca
Above is a window of Cynocephalus volans isolate mCynVol1 chromosome 13, mCynVol1.pri, whole genome shotgun sequence DNA encoding:
- the LOC134362061 gene encoding transcription factor BTF3-like isoform X1 — encoded protein: MKETITNQEKLAKLQAHVHIGGKRTTHRKKKVVHGTATADDKLQLCLKKSGVNNISGVQEADMFTNQGRVIHVNNSKVQASLAANTLTIKGHAETKQVTEMPPSMSNQLSADSLPSLRRAAEALPKQCVDGKAPLAAGEEEEEVPDPVGNFDEASENEAN
- the LOC134362061 gene encoding transcription factor BTF3-like isoform X3, translating into MFTNQGRVIHVNNSKVQASLAANTLTIKGHAETKQVTEMPPSMSNQLSADSLPSLRRAAEALPKQCVDGKAPLAAGEEEEEVPDPVGNFDEASENEAN